The DNA region TCGCTGCTCTTCGTCCTCATCTTCGTCGCGAAGTACATCGTCCCCTTTTATCGCCACGTCATCGGCATGAGCGCCTACGAGTACATCGGCGCCCGCTTCGGTGTCGCTGGCCGCATGTACGCCTCCGCCGGTTTCGTCGCTTCCTGCGTTTTCGACCTCGGCCTGACGCTCCTCACCACCGCGATCGCGCTCAACATCATGACCGGCTGGAGCCTCACCGAAGTCCTGCTTTGGACCTCCGGCTTCACCATCATCTACACGATGATCGGCGGCATGAAAGCCGTGGTCTGGTCCAGCGTGATCCAAGGCTCGGTCCTTATCGGCGCCGCCTTGATGATCATCGCCCGCCTCGTCTTCGCTCCCGAAGTCGGCCCTCCCGGCGCGGTCCTCGGCGAAGCCTGGCGCGCCGGCAAATTCGATCTCGGCAGCTTCGAGTTCTCTTGGGCATCCCTCTTCGATACCACCGTCACCAGCCAGTGGCTTTTCCTGCTAGCCTATCTGGCCAACTGGTGCCGCCGCTACATCGCCGACCAGCACATGGTTCAACGCTACTTGATCGCCCGCACGGATAAGGACGCGGCAAGCGGCGCATTTTGGAACGGCTTTCTCTGCGTCCCCATCTGGGCGATCTTCATGCTCATCGGCGCCTGCCTCTACGGTTACTACCAACTCAGCGCGCAGCCCGGCCCCGCCCTCAGCGACAACGTCGTCCCGCACTTTATCGTTAACCACCTCCCCGCAGGCATCGTCGGCCTCGTACTCGCCGCGATTATCGCCGCCACGATGTCCTCCATCAGCGCCGACCTGAACAGCATCTCGACGGTCCTCACGACCGACTTCGTCGGCCACTACTTCCCCAACCTCCGCGACCGCGTGCAACTCCTGCTCGGCCGCCTCCTCGTTTTCGCCTCCGGCATCCTCGCAACCGCCGTCGCCCTCTATATGCGTCCCACCGAAGGCGCCGCCTCCATCATGGAACGCGGCGTCACCGTCGCCGCCGTGCTCTCGGGCGGCACGCTCGGCCTCTTCTTCCTCGGCTTCCTCACTCGCCGCGCCACCCGCCAGGGCTGCTACATAGGCATCGCCGCCTGCGCTGTATTTACCGCGTGGGGACTGCTCACATCCACCAGCTCCTCTGGCAAACGCCTCCTCGATCTCGGCTTCAACTTCGAGATGAACCCAATCCTCATCGGCGTTTTTGGTCACGTTGTCCTCTTCGGCGTCGGTTATATCGCGAGTCTCCTCTTCGGCGGCTACCGCCCCGAAAACGTCGAGCAACTCACCTTCCGCCGCAAATACGGCACCGTCGCCGCCTCCGCATCCGCTACAACCAACACGTCCGCGCACTCGTGACACCCGCGCTGCACAGCCCACCTGCCACCATCACCCTGCGCCAGCCACCGCGCATCGGTTTCGGTCCCGGCTGCGCGCTCGAATGCACCGCCGAGCTCACCGCCCGCGGCGCCCGTCGCATCCTCATCGTCCTCTCCGCCTCCGCCCGCAAAGCCGCCGCCCCGGTCCTCGACGCCCTTCACGCCCAATCCTTCGAACTCATCCTCCGCGAAGGCGTCCCCCCCGAGCCCACCGTCGGCGACCTCGAAAAACTCCAGTCCTCCCTCGCCGCCTCCTCCGAAACCTTCGACGCCGTCCTCGGCATCGGCGGCGGCTCCGTCCTCGACGTCGCCAAACTCCTCGCCGCCCTCCACGGCCAGCCCGGCTCCGTCCGCACGTACTTCGGGATGCACCTGCTCCCTCCGCGCCGCGTCCCGCTGATCTGTCTTCCCTCGACCTCCGGCGCCGGCAGCGAAGTTTCTCCCAACGCCATCCTCTACGACGAGGACGCGAAACTCAAAAAAGCCGTCATCAGCCAATGGCTCGTCCCCGACGCCGCCTTCGTCGATCCGCAACTCACCGTAACGCTCCCGCCCGCCACCACCGCCGCCACCGGCATCGACGCGCTCTCCCACTGCCTCGAAGCCTACGCCAACCGCGCCGCCCACCCCACCGTCGATCTCTACGCCCTCGAAGGCATCCGCCTCCTGTCCACTTCGCTCAAAAAAGCCGTCCGCCACGGCGCCGACCTCGACGCCCGCGCCGCCTGCGCCCTCGGCAGTCTCTACGGCGGTCTCTGCCTCGGCCCCGTGAATACCGCCGCCGTCCACGCCCTCTCCTACCCGCTCGGCTCCGAATTCCGCCTCGCCCACGGCCTGGCCAACGCCCTGCTCCTCCCGCACGTCGTGCGCTTCAATCTTCCCGCCGCCCCCGCCCGCTACGCCGCCATCGCCCGCGCCCTCGGCGTCTCCGCGCCCGCCGGCACAGCCGACGAAACAGTCGCCGCCCTCGGCGTCGAAAAACTTTTCTCACTCAACGCCGCCTGCGGTCTGCCCTCCAGGCTCTCCGCCGTCGGCGTCCCATCCGACGCGATTCCACGCATGGCCGTGGACGCCCTGAAGATCACCAGACTCCTGAAAAACAACCCGCGCGAGGTCACTCTCGCCGACGCCGAAACCATCTACCGAGCAGCTTTTTGACCATGGTCAAATCCACCAAACACCGCGGCGTCATCGTTCCGATGGCCACGCCCTTCACTTCATCCGGCGTTCTCGATCAACCAGCCGCCGAGCGCCTCGTCGCCCATCTCGCGACCAACGACATCGGCGTCTTCGTCCTCGGCACCACCGGTGAAGCCGCGTCCATTGCTCCCGCCTGCCGCGCCCGCCTCATCGAGATCGCTGTCAAAACCGCCGCCGGCCGCGTCCCCGTTTACGCCGGTCTCTCCGATAACTGCGTCGCCAGCTCCATCGAAGCCGGTCGCAACTGGCTCCGCCTCGGAGTCGACGCCGTCGTCGCCACGCTCCCGTCTTACTACCTGCTCAACCCTGCCGAGATGCAGGCCTGCTACGAGCTCCTCGCCCGCGAAATTAAAGGCGCCTTCATCCTCTACAACATCCCCTCGACCACCCGCATGTCGATCCCCCTCGACGTGGTCCAGCGCCTCAGCGAGATCCCCAACATCGTTGGCTTCAAAGACTCTGAAAACGTCCCCGGCCGCCTCGAAAAAACCGCCGAGCTTTTCTCAAAGAATCCAAATTTCTCCATCTTCATGGGCGCCGCCGTCCTCTCCGCCCAAGCCCTCCGCGCTGGCTTCGACGGCCTCGTTCCCAGCTCTGGCAACATCGCCCCCGCTCTCTGGCGCGATCTCTTCAACGCCTCCCTTGAATCCCGCTGGGAACAAGCCGAAGAACTCCAGCGCCGCGCCGATGCGGTCGCCCGCGTTTTCCAACGCGACCGCTCCCTCGGCCAGTCGCTCGCCGCGCTGAAGGTCTGTCTCGAAACACTCGGCCTCTGCGGCCCCGCCGTCCTACCTCCGCTTCTTCCACTCGACGAAGCCGGCCGCGCCACCGTCCAACGCGAGCTCGCCGCCCTCGATCTCGCTCCCGTCTCCGCGCGATGACCGCCTCGCCCATCGTCGTTCTCGCCGACGATCTCACCGGCGCCGCCGAGATCTGCGCCATCGGCCGCGCCCATGGCCTCAACGCCGTCGTCGCCCTCTCCACCGAATCGCTCCCGCGCGACGTCAGCCTTCTCGTCTTCGACACCGACTCCCGCCTCAACACGCCCACCGAGGCCGCGCACAAAGTCCGCCACATCATCGACCACCTGCCGTCCGGCTGGAACACGCGCGTATTCAAAAAAACCGACTCCGTCCTCCGCGGCCCCGTCGTCGCCGAACTCGAAGCCGCCGCCGCGGCGCTCCACACTGATCGCGTTCTCCTCGCGCCCGCCAACCCATCCCTCGGCCGCAAAATTCAGGACTCGCTCTACACGGTCAACGGCACCGCCCTCGATAAAACCGCCTTCGCCCACGACCCGCACCACCCCGCGCACTCCGCCCACGTCGCCGCCCTTCTCGGCCCGACGACAATACTTCCGCTCGTCCTCGCCCGCCCCGCGATGACGCTCCCATCCACCGGCCTCATCGTCGCCGAAGCCGCCTCGCCCGACGACGTCGCCCACTGGGCCTCGCGCCTTCAGCCCGGCACTCTCCCCGCCGGCGGCGCCGACTTTTTCCAAGCCTACCTCGCCAGCCTCGGCCTGACTCCCGCCAGCGCCTCAGAACAATCCATCGCGCTCCCCGCCGGCCCCAGCCTCATCATCTCCGGCACCACCAGCACCGCCGGCCAGACCCTCCGCCAGACCGCCCGCGATTCCGGCCTCCCCGTTTTCCCGATTCCTCCGTCACTCCTGAACGCCGGCGAATCCTTCGAGACCATCGTCAAAAGCTGGTCCGATAACATCCGCCGCGCCCTCATCACCCAGGGCATCGCCATCGCCGTCGTCGATCAACCGCTCAGCGACTCTCCGCAAATTTCCTCCGCCATCCGCCGCGCCTTCGCCCGCATGGCCACGCTCCTCGACCAGCACCGCGCCTTCCATCACCTCCTCGTCGATGGTGGCGCCACCGCCGCCGCCGTCACCCGCTCGCTCGCCTGGCACCAACTCTCCACCGCCGCCATCTGGGCGCCCGGCGTCGTCTCCCTTCAACCGCTCGCCGCGCCCGACGTCCTCCTCACGCTCAAACCCGGCAGCTATTCCTGGCCCGCCCCTCTCTGGGAAAAACTCCTCGCGCGCTCCACGCCGTCCTCCGTTTCCTGATTTCCGACATGTCGTCCGCCACTCTTCCGATCCTCGCCATCACACTCGGCGATCCCGCCGGCACCGGCCCCGAGATCATCGCAAAAGCCCTCGCACTCCCCGAGATCCACACGATCTGCCGTCCGCTAATCGTCGGCGACGCCGCCGTCCTCACGCAGGCACTACGCTTCGTTAACTCCTCTCTCAAGGTCCGCGCCTTCGCTTCCGTCGCCGAAGCCACCTACTCGCCCGACACCATCGCCGTTCTCGATCTCAAAAACGTCGAGCTCGCCAAACTCCAGCTCGGCAAAGTCGACGCCATGGCCGGCCAGGCCGCCTACGAGTACGTGAAACACGCCGCCGAACTCGCCCTCGCCGGTGAAGTCGCCGCCATTGTCACCTCCGCGCTCAACAAAGCCGCCATGAATCTCGCCGGCCATCACTACGATGGACACACCGGCCTGCTCGCCGAGGTCTGCAAATCTCCTGGCGCCACGATGATGCTCGTCGCCGAAAAACTCCGCGTCAGCCACGTCTCCACCCACGTCCCGCTCCGCGTCGCCATCGACCGCGTCCGTCCCGAGCGCATCCTCAAAGTTCTCCAGCTCACGCACGACGCCGTTAAAAAACTCGGCATCGAAAAACCAAAAATCGCCGTCGCCGGCCTCAATCCACACGCCGGCGAAAACGGCCTCTTCGGCGACGACGAACAAAAATTCATCGAGCCCGCCATCGCCGAGGGCCGCGCCCGCGGCTTCGACGTCTCCGGCCCTTACGCAGGCGACACCGTTTTCTTCCGCGTGCTCCAAGGCGAATTCGACGCTGGCATCGCCATGTACCACGACCAAGGCCACGTCGCTGCCAAGATGCTCGGCATCTGGCGCGGCGTGAACGTCACCCTCGGCCTCCCAATCATCCGCACCTCCGTCGAACACGGCACCGATTTCGCCAATGTCGGCACCGGCCGCGGCGACCCGCGCAGCCTCGTCGAAGCGATAAAACTCGCCGCGACGATGGCGAAAAACCGCGCGCCCATCACCGTTCCGTAAGGTTCGCGCCCGTAGCCTCACCAGCTACACTTTTCAGCTCTCCGACATAGGTCCTATTCGTCCCATAAGACCCATAGGCCCCATCCTCATCGCCGCATACTCACCGCCATGAAATCCACTCTCCGCGCTCTCCCGCTCTCGGCCTTCGCCCTCGCCACCACCGCACTTCTGGCCGCCGATCCCGCCGCGCCCGAGTTAGTCCTCACAGACACCCAGCGCGTCGAGAGCACCGCCGACGGCGCCCTCCGCCCCGCTGTCGGCGTCCACAACATCCAGGTCGTCCGCGCCAACCGCACCACCGCGCAGCACACCGATCCGTCCATCAACCACACGTACCTCCACGCGCCGATGCTCGCCTACTGGCGCGGCCAGTTCTACGTCGATTACCTCAGCGGCCCCGTCAACGAACACGACCACAACACCGTCACCAACTACGCGACCTCCCCCGACGGCCTCACTTGGTCCACACCAAAAACTCTCTTCCCCGCCATCAAGCTCGCCGACGGCACGCTCAGCCTCATGCATCAGCGCGCGAGCTTCTACGTCGCCCCCGGCGACCGGCTCCTCGCCACCGGCTTCCACGGCCAGTATCCGTCTCCCAACGACGGCACCGGCATCGGCCGCGTCATCCGCGAAATCAAAGCCGACGGCTCCCTAGGCCCCATCTACGTCATCCGCCTCAACCGCCACGCGGGCCACACCGAGAAGAGCCTGCCCTACCCGCTCTACACCGCCGCCCCCGACAAATCCTTCGTCGCCGCCTGCGACGCCCTTCTCGCCGACCGCCGCTACACCTCGCAATGGTGGGAAGAGGAAAAGTCCGACGACGGTTACTTCAACCTCACGCTCAAAGCCGTGAGCACCGTCCGCCGCCCAGACGGCTCGCTGCTCGCCATTGCCAAAGACGCCCAGCACGCCTCCAGCACCGACGAAGGCAAAACCTGGAAACGCCTCGGCTTCGCCGAAAACCTCCCCGTCAACTCCTCCAAATACTGGCTCGATAAAACCACCGACGGCCGCTTCGCCCTTGTCTTTAATCCCACCAGCCGCCTCCGCTTCCCCCTCGCCATCGCCACCTCGACCGACGCCAAAAACTTCGGCGACCTCCTCACCATCCACGGCGATCTCCCGCCGCAGCGC from Nibricoccus aquaticus includes:
- a CDS encoding sodium:solute symporter family transporter produces the protein MSLHFLDYLVLGLYALGIAVLSFVVSKKQKTAADYFVAGRSMPAWAVAMALMAALISSNTVIGHPATVYQKGMILLLGNASLLFVLIFVAKYIVPFYRHVIGMSAYEYIGARFGVAGRMYASAGFVASCVFDLGLTLLTTAIALNIMTGWSLTEVLLWTSGFTIIYTMIGGMKAVVWSSVIQGSVLIGAALMIIARLVFAPEVGPPGAVLGEAWRAGKFDLGSFEFSWASLFDTTVTSQWLFLLAYLANWCRRYIADQHMVQRYLIARTDKDAASGAFWNGFLCVPIWAIFMLIGACLYGYYQLSAQPGPALSDNVVPHFIVNHLPAGIVGLVLAAIIAATMSSISADLNSISTVLTTDFVGHYFPNLRDRVQLLLGRLLVFASGILATAVALYMRPTEGAASIMERGVTVAAVLSGGTLGLFFLGFLTRRATRQGCYIGIAACAVFTAWGLLTSTSSSGKRLLDLGFNFEMNPILIGVFGHVVLFGVGYIASLLFGGYRPENVEQLTFRRKYGTVAASASATTNTSAHS
- a CDS encoding iron-containing alcohol dehydrogenase, translating into MTPALHSPPATITLRQPPRIGFGPGCALECTAELTARGARRILIVLSASARKAAAPVLDALHAQSFELILREGVPPEPTVGDLEKLQSSLAASSETFDAVLGIGGGSVLDVAKLLAALHGQPGSVRTYFGMHLLPPRRVPLICLPSTSGAGSEVSPNAILYDEDAKLKKAVISQWLVPDAAFVDPQLTVTLPPATTAATGIDALSHCLEAYANRAAHPTVDLYALEGIRLLSTSLKKAVRHGADLDARAACALGSLYGGLCLGPVNTAAVHALSYPLGSEFRLAHGLANALLLPHVVRFNLPAAPARYAAIARALGVSAPAGTADETVAALGVEKLFSLNAACGLPSRLSAVGVPSDAIPRMAVDALKITRLLKNNPREVTLADAETIYRAAF
- a CDS encoding exo-alpha-sialidase, which translates into the protein MKSTLRALPLSAFALATTALLAADPAAPELVLTDTQRVESTADGALRPAVGVHNIQVVRANRTTAQHTDPSINHTYLHAPMLAYWRGQFYVDYLSGPVNEHDHNTVTNYATSPDGLTWSTPKTLFPAIKLADGTLSLMHQRASFYVAPGDRLLATGFHGQYPSPNDGTGIGRVIREIKADGSLGPIYVIRLNRHAGHTEKSLPYPLYTAAPDKSFVAACDALLADRRYTSQWWEEEKSDDGYFNLTLKAVSTVRRPDGSLLAIAKDAQHASSTDEGKTWKRLGFAENLPVNSSKYWLDKTTDGRFALVFNPTSRLRFPLAIATSTDAKNFGDLLTIHGDLPPQRFPGKFKNLGAQYVRGISEGNGTPPDGGLWLTYSTHKEDIWVSRVPVPVTGTVPDKPIQDNFDATALNTLPANWNIYSPAWAPVRVTDSGDATQRRSLELRDEDPYEYARAVRVFPATHGVKIEFKVLPRQSTARLEIDILGPRGERQSSFAFGTDGHLWLNHEGIWTDNGPYSAGQWFTFSYALPPNPKSDRGTWLINGKPTTPPAGGPIELTATIERLSFRTGPLADRPEGRGKDIPDADEKVPAASFLIDDVAITPVR
- a CDS encoding four-carbon acid sugar kinase family protein, whose protein sequence is MTASPIVVLADDLTGAAEICAIGRAHGLNAVVALSTESLPRDVSLLVFDTDSRLNTPTEAAHKVRHIIDHLPSGWNTRVFKKTDSVLRGPVVAELEAAAAALHTDRVLLAPANPSLGRKIQDSLYTVNGTALDKTAFAHDPHHPAHSAHVAALLGPTTILPLVLARPAMTLPSTGLIVAEAASPDDVAHWASRLQPGTLPAGGADFFQAYLASLGLTPASASEQSIALPAGPSLIISGTTSTAGQTLRQTARDSGLPVFPIPPSLLNAGESFETIVKSWSDNIRRALITQGIAIAVVDQPLSDSPQISSAIRRAFARMATLLDQHRAFHHLLVDGGATAAAVTRSLAWHQLSTAAIWAPGVVSLQPLAAPDVLLTLKPGSYSWPAPLWEKLLARSTPSSVS
- the pdxA gene encoding 4-hydroxythreonine-4-phosphate dehydrogenase PdxA, which encodes MSSATLPILAITLGDPAGTGPEIIAKALALPEIHTICRPLIVGDAAVLTQALRFVNSSLKVRAFASVAEATYSPDTIAVLDLKNVELAKLQLGKVDAMAGQAAYEYVKHAAELALAGEVAAIVTSALNKAAMNLAGHHYDGHTGLLAEVCKSPGATMMLVAEKLRVSHVSTHVPLRVAIDRVRPERILKVLQLTHDAVKKLGIEKPKIAVAGLNPHAGENGLFGDDEQKFIEPAIAEGRARGFDVSGPYAGDTVFFRVLQGEFDAGIAMYHDQGHVAAKMLGIWRGVNVTLGLPIIRTSVEHGTDFANVGTGRGDPRSLVEAIKLAATMAKNRAPITVP
- a CDS encoding dihydrodipicolinate synthase family protein is translated as MVKSTKHRGVIVPMATPFTSSGVLDQPAAERLVAHLATNDIGVFVLGTTGEAASIAPACRARLIEIAVKTAAGRVPVYAGLSDNCVASSIEAGRNWLRLGVDAVVATLPSYYLLNPAEMQACYELLAREIKGAFILYNIPSTTRMSIPLDVVQRLSEIPNIVGFKDSENVPGRLEKTAELFSKNPNFSIFMGAAVLSAQALRAGFDGLVPSSGNIAPALWRDLFNASLESRWEQAEELQRRADAVARVFQRDRSLGQSLAALKVCLETLGLCGPAVLPPLLPLDEAGRATVQRELAALDLAPVSAR